Proteins from one Burkholderia oklahomensis C6786 genomic window:
- a CDS encoding chromate transporter, with amino-acid sequence MTITSVDAAFCGERESLWALFKTVAGVSAVSWGGLAMMAQLERHYVDHERRIDPLSFADLVALAWMMPGPVGCNVAVQVGHALRGRTGAWIAGTASVLPFFGAMTLFAIFYQTPLVRTLASPVLLHHFGMVLAALIGLTWFRQVRALVHAPLERAIAALATVLLALAHSPASFVAILSAAFAVGWLSSGRRRNEALRLALPAREWRLLASLAILITLFALPLPIEYESSLLWPRLAGAGMTLFGGGFSALPVLKSLFVTRATGITEQDFMLAFTLSPVSPGPLLNVVPFLGYLEDGWRGALLSTVALFVPSGCLVIFARRHVERLKLHPRFAGGMRVLRAATTAFLVIAAVRLVAKTPVEPVYWATGAIAWLCLARFKVPVYAIYGAVAAACGGWLILAAHG; translated from the coding sequence ATGACAATCACAAGCGTGGATGCCGCGTTTTGCGGCGAACGAGAATCGCTGTGGGCGTTGTTCAAAACCGTGGCAGGCGTCTCCGCCGTGTCGTGGGGCGGTCTTGCGATGATGGCCCAACTCGAGCGGCATTACGTCGACCACGAGCGGCGCATCGACCCGCTGTCGTTCGCCGATCTCGTCGCGCTCGCATGGATGATGCCCGGCCCCGTCGGCTGCAACGTCGCGGTTCAGGTCGGCCACGCGCTGCGCGGCCGCACCGGCGCATGGATCGCCGGCACGGCGAGCGTGCTGCCGTTCTTCGGGGCAATGACGCTCTTCGCGATCTTCTATCAGACGCCGCTCGTGCGCACGCTCGCATCGCCCGTGCTGCTGCATCACTTCGGGATGGTGCTCGCCGCGCTGATCGGGCTCACGTGGTTCAGGCAAGTCCGGGCGCTCGTGCACGCGCCGCTGGAACGCGCGATCGCCGCGCTCGCGACGGTGCTGCTCGCGCTCGCGCACAGCCCGGCCTCGTTCGTCGCGATCCTCTCCGCCGCGTTCGCGGTCGGCTGGCTTTCGAGCGGGCGGCGGCGCAACGAAGCGCTGCGGCTCGCGCTGCCCGCGCGGGAATGGCGGCTGCTCGCATCGTTGGCGATCCTGATCACGCTGTTCGCGCTGCCGCTGCCGATCGAATACGAATCGTCGCTGCTCTGGCCGCGCCTCGCGGGCGCCGGCATGACGCTCTTCGGCGGCGGCTTCTCCGCGCTGCCCGTGCTGAAATCGCTGTTCGTCACGCGCGCGACGGGCATCACCGAGCAGGACTTCATGCTCGCGTTCACGCTGTCGCCCGTGTCGCCCGGGCCGCTCCTGAACGTCGTGCCGTTTCTCGGCTATCTCGAGGACGGCTGGCGCGGCGCGCTGCTGTCGACCGTCGCGCTGTTCGTGCCGTCCGGCTGCCTCGTCATATTCGCGCGGCGGCACGTCGAGCGTCTGAAGCTCCATCCGCGCTTCGCGGGCGGCATGCGCGTGCTGCGCGCGGCCACCACCGCGTTCCTCGTGATCGCGGCCGTGCGCCTCGTCGCGAAGACGCCCGTCGAGCCTGTGTACTGGGCAACGGGCGCGATCGCGTGGCTGTGCCTCGCGCGATTCAAGGTGCCCGTCTATGCGATATACGGCGCGGTCGCGGCGGCGTGCGGCGGCTGGCTGATCCTCGCGGCGCATGGGTGA
- a CDS encoding histone deacetylase family protein produces MLTYFHPDQSLHHPRTYYSRGRMRTPQEVPDRAARLAAAALAMGFAVREPADFGIAPIAAVHDTRYLRFLETAHREWKKMPEDWGDEVMSNIFVREPNALCGVLAQAGRYLADGSCPVGADTWRAAYWSAQSALAAAAAVRDGAREAYALCRPPGHHARVDAAGGFCYLNNAAIAAQALRARHARVAILDTDMHHGQGIQEIFYARRDVLYVSIHGDPTNFYPAVAGFDDERGAGDGCGYNVNLPMPHGSSEAVFFERVDDALRELRRFAPDALVLSLGFDIYRDDPQSQVAVTTQGFGKLGSLIGAMRLPTVIVQEGGYHIESLEVNARAFFGGFGAARG; encoded by the coding sequence ATGCTCACGTACTTCCACCCCGACCAATCGCTGCATCATCCGCGCACGTACTATTCGCGCGGCCGGATGCGCACGCCGCAGGAGGTGCCCGATCGCGCGGCGCGGCTCGCCGCGGCGGCGCTTGCGATGGGATTCGCGGTGCGCGAGCCGGCCGACTTCGGCATCGCGCCGATCGCGGCCGTGCACGACACGCGCTACCTGCGCTTTCTCGAAACCGCGCATCGCGAATGGAAGAAGATGCCCGAGGACTGGGGCGACGAAGTGATGTCGAACATCTTCGTGCGCGAGCCGAACGCGCTGTGCGGCGTGCTCGCGCAGGCGGGCCGCTATCTCGCGGACGGCAGCTGCCCGGTCGGCGCCGACACGTGGCGCGCCGCGTACTGGTCCGCGCAGAGCGCGCTCGCGGCGGCGGCGGCAGTGCGGGACGGCGCGCGCGAAGCGTACGCGCTGTGCCGGCCGCCCGGCCACCATGCGCGTGTCGACGCGGCGGGCGGTTTCTGCTACCTGAACAACGCGGCGATCGCCGCGCAGGCGTTGCGCGCCCGTCATGCGCGCGTCGCGATCCTCGACACCGACATGCACCACGGCCAGGGCATCCAGGAGATCTTCTATGCGCGGCGCGACGTGCTTTACGTGTCGATCCACGGCGATCCGACGAACTTCTATCCGGCCGTCGCGGGCTTCGACGACGAGCGCGGCGCGGGCGACGGCTGCGGCTACAACGTGAATCTGCCGATGCCGCACGGATCGAGCGAAGCGGTGTTCTTCGAGCGCGTCGACGATGCGCTGCGCGAGCTGCGGCGCTTCGCGCCGGATGCGCTCGTGCTGTCGCTCGGCTTCGACATCTATCGCGACGACCCGCAGTCACAGGTCGCGGTGACGACGCAGGGCTTCGGCAAGTTAGGAAGCCTGATCGGCGCGATGCGGCTGCCGACCGTCATCGTGCAGGAGGGCGGCTACCACATCGAGAGCCTCGAAGTGAATGCGCGGGCGTTCTTCGGCGGATTCGGCGCGGCGCGCGGCTGA
- a CDS encoding Zn-dependent hydrolase yields the protein MTLAFDWRSLAVNGERLWRSLAEMARIGGTANGGVRRLAASDDDRRGRDLFAQWCRDAGLAVSVDEIGNLFARRGGADAAAPPVLIGSHLDTQPEGGRFDGAYGVLAALEVVRSLNDAAIVTRKPIEIASWTNEEGARFAPAMLGSAVAAGVMPLADALAVRDAAQATLADALDRIGYRGARKAARPAIDAYFEAHIEQGPVLEANRTEIGIVTGGQAIRWLDVTIAGQPAHAGTTPIAHRRDALFGFAQIADGIERMLADFAPHGLATIGCVGIPNASRNTIAGAVAFTLDLRHPDDATLDEMARAATEVCARVAAQRGLRIDASTHWTSPATPFDAACVASVEAAAERFGYRHERIVSGAGHDAIHLAKHCPSAMVFIPCVGGLSHNEAEDVLPDDATRGANVLLGAVLDRAGVMER from the coding sequence ATGACGCTTGCATTCGATTGGCGATCGCTCGCCGTGAACGGCGAGCGACTGTGGCGTTCGCTTGCCGAGATGGCCCGGATCGGCGGGACCGCGAACGGCGGCGTGCGCCGGCTCGCCGCGTCCGACGACGACAGGCGCGGCCGAGATCTGTTCGCGCAGTGGTGCCGCGACGCGGGGCTCGCGGTCAGCGTCGACGAGATCGGCAATCTGTTCGCGCGCCGCGGGGGCGCGGACGCCGCGGCGCCGCCCGTCCTGATCGGCAGCCATCTCGACACGCAGCCCGAAGGCGGGCGCTTCGACGGCGCCTACGGCGTGCTCGCCGCGCTTGAGGTCGTGCGCAGCCTGAACGACGCGGCGATCGTCACGCGCAAGCCGATCGAGATCGCGTCGTGGACCAACGAGGAGGGCGCGCGCTTCGCGCCTGCGATGCTCGGCTCGGCGGTGGCCGCGGGCGTGATGCCGCTCGCCGATGCGCTCGCCGTGCGCGACGCCGCGCAGGCGACGCTTGCCGACGCGCTCGATCGGATCGGCTATCGCGGCGCGCGGAAGGCGGCGCGGCCGGCGATCGATGCGTACTTCGAGGCGCACATCGAGCAGGGGCCGGTGCTGGAGGCGAACCGAACCGAGATCGGCATCGTCACGGGCGGGCAGGCGATCCGCTGGCTCGACGTGACGATCGCGGGCCAGCCCGCGCACGCGGGAACGACGCCGATCGCGCATCGCCGCGACGCGCTGTTCGGCTTCGCGCAGATCGCGGACGGAATCGAACGGATGCTCGCGGACTTCGCGCCGCACGGGCTCGCGACGATCGGCTGCGTCGGGATTCCGAATGCGTCGCGCAACACGATCGCGGGCGCGGTCGCGTTCACGCTCGACTTGCGTCATCCGGACGACGCGACGCTCGACGAGATGGCGCGCGCGGCGACCGAGGTCTGCGCGCGCGTCGCTGCGCAGCGCGGCTTGCGCATCGACGCGTCGACGCACTGGACGAGCCCCGCGACGCCGTTCGATGCGGCTTGCGTCGCGAGCGTCGAGGCCGCGGCCGAGCGCTTCGGCTATCGGCACGAACGGATCGTGAGCGGCGCCGGGCACGACGCGATCCATCTCGCGAAGCACTGCCCGAGCGCGATGGTGTTCATTCCGTGCGTCGGCGGGTTGTCGCACAACGAAGCCGAGGATGTGCTGCCCGACGACGCGACGCGCGGCGCGAACGTGCTGCTCGGCGCGGTGCTTGACCGCGCGGGCGTGATGGAACGGTGA
- a CDS encoding MFS transporter — protein MTAPQPSARQPVRAAGAAFVGTMIEWYDFYIYATAAALVFGELYFPSGDPFVSTMASFGTFAAGFFARPLGGIVFGHLGDRIGRKKALMTTLMMMGVATVCIGLLPSHASIGMLAPVLLVLLRVVQGVAVGGEWGGAVLMAGEHAPEGRRTFFASFAQLGSPAGLILSLVAFRAVTSLDKADFLAWGWRLPFLASAALLIVGIAIRLGVNESPEFEAVKRTRATAKLPIADVFRSASGLVLLCIGANTIGIAGVYFTNTFMIAYTTQQLGISRSTILDCLFAVAIIQFVAQPVAAWLAEKTGGARFLKLAAVAAMASPYPMFMLVTSGRPGAIVAGIALAVACMAGFYSVIAGFVSGVFPARIRYSAISLSYQVCGALAGGLTPLVGTWLAHRHAGAWLPLALFYTCLAGLSLVNIVALDARRSARHASGREVMEAR, from the coding sequence ATGACTGCCCCCCAACCGTCCGCGCGCCAGCCGGTGCGCGCCGCCGGCGCCGCGTTCGTCGGCACGATGATCGAGTGGTACGACTTCTACATTTACGCGACCGCCGCCGCGCTCGTGTTCGGCGAGCTGTACTTTCCGTCCGGCGATCCGTTCGTCAGCACGATGGCGTCGTTCGGCACGTTCGCGGCCGGCTTCTTCGCGCGGCCGCTCGGCGGCATCGTGTTCGGCCATCTCGGCGACCGGATCGGCCGCAAGAAGGCGCTGATGACGACGCTGATGATGATGGGCGTCGCGACCGTCTGCATCGGCCTGTTGCCGAGCCATGCGTCGATCGGCATGCTCGCGCCCGTGCTGCTCGTGCTGCTGCGGGTCGTGCAGGGCGTCGCGGTCGGCGGCGAATGGGGCGGCGCGGTGCTGATGGCGGGCGAGCACGCCCCCGAAGGGCGGCGCACGTTCTTCGCGTCGTTCGCGCAGCTCGGCAGCCCGGCCGGGCTCATCCTGTCGCTCGTCGCGTTTCGCGCGGTCACGTCGCTCGACAAGGCCGATTTTCTCGCGTGGGGCTGGCGCCTGCCGTTTCTCGCGAGCGCGGCGCTCTTGATCGTCGGGATCGCGATCCGGCTCGGCGTCAACGAATCGCCCGAGTTCGAGGCGGTCAAGCGGACGCGCGCGACCGCGAAGCTGCCGATCGCCGACGTGTTCCGCTCGGCATCGGGCCTCGTGCTGCTGTGCATCGGCGCGAACACGATCGGCATTGCCGGCGTGTACTTCACGAACACGTTCATGATCGCGTACACGACGCAGCAGCTCGGCATCTCGCGCTCGACGATCCTCGATTGCCTGTTCGCGGTCGCGATCATTCAGTTCGTCGCGCAGCCCGTCGCCGCGTGGCTCGCCGAAAAGACCGGCGGCGCGCGCTTCCTGAAGCTCGCGGCCGTCGCGGCGATGGCGTCGCCGTATCCGATGTTCATGCTCGTGACGAGCGGGCGGCCCGGCGCGATCGTCGCCGGCATCGCGCTCGCGGTGGCGTGCATGGCGGGCTTTTATTCGGTGATCGCGGGCTTCGTGTCCGGCGTGTTCCCGGCGCGCATCCGCTATTCGGCGATCTCGCTGTCCTACCAGGTGTGCGGCGCGCTCGCGGGCGGGCTCACGCCGCTCGTCGGCACGTGGCTCGCGCATCGCCACGCGGGCGCGTGGCTGCCGCTCGCGCTGTTCTATACGTGTCTTGCGGGGCTGTCGCTCGTGAACATCGTCGCGCTGGATGCGCGCCGCTCGGCCCGTCATGCTTCGGGTCGCGAAGTAATGGAGGCGCGCTGA
- a CDS encoding LysR family transcriptional regulator, translating to MRPAAVRFLNDRLDWNLLRTFLVIMQARSVSRAAARLHVTQPAVSQALKRLEDTLGHTLIQRRGPHFEPTQAGAEVYRIASEIYGTISQLDTELDDAAADLAGSIRLLSVSRIESGVYDLFLADFHRQYPRVDLQIEVMRSSDIISSLLQKTATAGLSLCRNPVDKLARTPFLRQRYAIFCGRHHRLFGQTQLTMNDLLAENFVSFTSDQIGDSLSPLTVFRDQKGFTGRIVAASPSLDEVRRLIFAGYGIGCLPEHIVRDDLARQRLWRLPPEEGLVDVDIFLLWHRERKMNAAEHAFLEGFERAMQRYAFDERLSAEP from the coding sequence ATGCGCCCCGCCGCCGTCCGCTTCCTGAACGACCGCCTCGACTGGAACCTGCTGCGCACGTTCCTCGTCATCATGCAGGCGCGCAGCGTGAGCCGCGCGGCCGCGCGCCTGCACGTCACGCAGCCGGCCGTGAGCCAGGCGCTCAAGCGTCTCGAGGACACGCTCGGCCACACGCTGATCCAGCGCCGCGGCCCGCACTTCGAGCCGACCCAGGCGGGCGCCGAGGTGTACCGGATCGCAAGCGAGATCTACGGCACGATCTCGCAGCTCGACACCGAGCTCGACGACGCCGCGGCCGACCTGGCGGGCTCGATCCGGCTGCTGTCGGTGAGCCGCATCGAATCGGGCGTCTACGACCTCTTCCTCGCCGACTTCCACCGGCAATATCCGCGCGTCGATCTGCAGATCGAAGTGATGCGCTCGTCCGACATCATCTCGTCGCTGCTGCAGAAGACCGCGACGGCGGGCCTGAGCCTCTGCCGAAACCCGGTCGACAAGCTCGCGCGCACGCCGTTCCTGCGCCAGCGCTACGCGATCTTCTGCGGCCGCCACCATCGCCTCTTCGGTCAGACGCAGCTGACGATGAACGATCTGCTCGCGGAGAACTTCGTGTCGTTTACGAGCGACCAGATCGGCGACAGCCTGTCGCCGCTCACCGTGTTCCGCGACCAGAAGGGCTTCACGGGGCGCATCGTCGCGGCGTCGCCGAGCCTCGACGAAGTGCGGCGCCTCATCTTCGCGGGCTACGGGATCGGCTGCCTGCCCGAGCACATCGTCCGCGACGATCTCGCGCGCCAGCGGCTCTGGCGGCTCCCGCCGGAAGAAGGCCTCGTCGACGTCGACATCTTCTTGCTGTGGCATCGCGAGCGAAAGATGAACGCTGCCGAGCACGCGTTCCTCGAGGGATTCGAGCGCGCGATGCAGCGCTACGCGTTCGACGAGCGGCTGTCGGCCGAACCGTGA
- a CDS encoding multidrug/biocide efflux PACE transporter, with product MQMQMAKHVPRKTLTERLVHALTFEVTAIAICAPIVSWMLGLSLVHVGVLTAAVSVIAMVWNVTFNALFERIERRYRLTRTLAVRAAHAIVFELGLVAMALPLAAWWLGISLLEALLLDFGILLFFLPYTFLFNLGYDRLRARRIAQRVAA from the coding sequence ATGCAGATGCAAATGGCTAAGCACGTGCCGAGGAAGACGCTGACCGAGCGCCTCGTGCACGCGCTGACGTTCGAAGTGACCGCGATCGCGATCTGCGCGCCGATCGTCAGTTGGATGCTCGGCCTGTCGCTCGTCCACGTCGGCGTGTTGACGGCCGCGGTGTCGGTGATCGCGATGGTGTGGAACGTCACGTTCAACGCGCTCTTCGAGCGGATCGAGCGCCGCTATCGGTTGACGCGTACGCTCGCGGTGCGCGCGGCTCACGCGATCGTGTTCGAGCTCGGCCTCGTCGCGATGGCGCTGCCGCTCGCCGCGTGGTGGCTCGGGATCAGCCTGCTCGAGGCGCTGTTGCTCGACTTCGGCATCCTGCTGTTCTTCCTGCCGTACACGTTCCTGTTCAACCTCGGCTACGACCGCCTGCGTGCGCGCCGGATCGCGCAAAGGGTGGCGGCCTGA